The following are from one region of the Paracoccus sp. S3-43 genome:
- a CDS encoding VOC family protein, whose product MKPTIYLFFKGNCLEAMTHYAKTLGGRVTGVFRNADAPADSRMPGGGDMVMNMGVQLEDTLVMASDNSDETYDRPQGFYVSVETPSTAEFDRVHAALSEGAEAIAMEPGETFWAERFAMFRDRFGTPWMLSFTGSKGTGQ is encoded by the coding sequence ATGAAACCCACCATCTATCTGTTCTTCAAGGGCAACTGCCTTGAGGCGATGACCCATTACGCGAAAACCCTGGGCGGCCGCGTCACCGGCGTGTTCCGCAACGCCGACGCGCCCGCCGACAGCCGGATGCCCGGCGGCGGCGACATGGTGATGAACATGGGCGTGCAGCTTGAGGACACGCTGGTCATGGCCTCGGACAATTCGGACGAGACCTATGACCGTCCGCAGGGCTTCTATGTCTCGGTCGAGACGCCCTCGACCGCAGAATTCGACCGCGTCCATGCCGCGCTGTCCGAGGGGGCCGAGGCGATCGCCATGGAGCCGGGCGAGACCTTCTGGGCCGAACGCTTCGCGATGTTCCGCGACCGCTTTGGCACCCCGTGGATGCTGTCCTTCACCGGATCGAAGGGGACGGGACAATGA
- a CDS encoding SRPBCC family protein, which produces MTCHTEMPAETHELVLDRVLDAPRDKLWRCWTDPRLMEDWFCPKPWRVSDAVVDLRPGGEFSTVMHGPEGERFPNVGVYLEIVEGRKLVFTDAFAPGWLPAGRPFMVAEVTFEDAGEGRTRYVAKARHWTDEARKEHEEMGFHDGWNTVADQLEALARTL; this is translated from the coding sequence ATGACCTGCCACACCGAAATGCCCGCCGAGACGCATGAACTGGTCCTGGACCGCGTCCTGGACGCCCCGCGCGACAAGCTGTGGCGCTGCTGGACCGATCCCAGGCTGATGGAGGACTGGTTCTGTCCCAAGCCCTGGCGGGTCAGCGACGCGGTGGTGGACCTGCGGCCGGGCGGCGAATTCTCGACCGTGATGCACGGTCCCGAGGGCGAGCGGTTCCCGAATGTCGGTGTCTATCTGGAGATCGTCGAGGGCCGCAAGCTGGTCTTCACCGACGCCTTCGCGCCGGGCTGGCTGCCCGCAGGCCGCCCCTTCATGGTCGCGGAAGTGACCTTCGAGGATGCCGGGGAGGGCCGCACCCGTTATGTCGCCAAGGCCCGCCACTGGACCGACGAGGCCCGCAAGGAACACGAGGAGATGGGCTTTCACGACGGCTGGAACACCGTGGCCGACCAGTTGGAAGCCCTGGCGAGAACGCTGTGA
- a CDS encoding TetR/AcrR family transcriptional regulator yields the protein MTRRTNTDPDRGDARTRLLDAARDIVRQQGFAATSVDQLCRAAGVTKGAFFHHFPSKEALGVAAARHWSDMTAALFAAAPYHDHADPLDRVLAYVDFRRQIIAGEIEEFTCLVGTMTQEVYHAHPAIRDACAASIFGHAATLESDIAAAMAARGVTGFTAASLAAHSQAVLQGAFILAKAADDPAVAIDSVDHLKRYLILLFQPKEETT from the coding sequence ATGACACGCAGAACCAACACTGATCCCGACCGGGGCGACGCGCGGACAAGGCTGCTGGACGCCGCCCGCGACATCGTGCGCCAGCAGGGCTTTGCCGCGACCAGCGTCGATCAGCTGTGCCGCGCGGCGGGGGTGACGAAGGGCGCCTTCTTCCACCACTTTCCCAGCAAGGAGGCCCTGGGCGTGGCCGCAGCCCGGCACTGGTCGGACATGACCGCCGCGCTGTTCGCCGCCGCCCCCTATCACGACCACGCCGACCCGCTGGACCGGGTGCTGGCCTATGTCGATTTCCGCCGCCAGATCATCGCCGGCGAAATCGAGGAATTCACCTGCCTGGTCGGCACCATGACGCAGGAAGTCTATCACGCCCATCCGGCGATCCGCGACGCCTGCGCCGCCAGCATCTTTGGCCATGCCGCCACGCTGGAATCCGACATCGCCGCCGCCATGGCCGCGCGCGGCGTCACCGGGTTCACCGCCGCCAGCCTTGCCGCCCACAGCCAGGCCGTGCTGCAAGGCGCCTTCATCCTGGCCAAGGCCGCCGACGACCCGGCGGTCGCCATCGACAGCGTCGATCACCTGAAACGCTATCTGATACTGCTGTTCCAACCGAAGGAGGAGACGACATGA
- a CDS encoding TfoX/Sxy family protein, with the protein MDSDLTAITNIGPATAKALIAAGVPDAAALRRIGAHEAYRALLAVGERPHFIGYYVLVMALQGRPWNDCRGAEKAALRERFDSLVAEVRGTPLSGIEAELDLIGLRRR; encoded by the coding sequence ATGGACAGCGACCTGACGGCGATCACCAATATCGGCCCCGCGACGGCCAAGGCGCTGATCGCGGCGGGGGTGCCCGATGCCGCCGCCCTGCGCCGGATCGGCGCGCACGAGGCCTATCGCGCGCTTCTGGCGGTGGGCGAACGGCCGCATTTCATCGGCTATTACGTTCTGGTCATGGCCTTGCAGGGACGGCCCTGGAACGACTGCCGGGGCGCGGAAAAGGCGGCGCTGCGCGAGCGTTTCGATTCGCTGGTGGCCGAAGTTCGCGGCACCCCCTTGTCGGGGATCGAGGCCGAGCTTGACCTGATCGGGCTGCGGCGGCGTTAA
- the miaB gene encoding tRNA (N6-isopentenyl adenosine(37)-C2)-methylthiotransferase MiaB → MTDQANPPAVKKLFIKTYGCQMNVYDSQRMAEAMGAEGYVLTEDQAQADMVLLNTCHIREKAAEKLYSDLGRLKPLKGQRPDLKIGVAGCVAQAEGEEIVRRMPLVDLVVGPQTYHRLPAMVRGEAPAIQTDFPEEDKFDHLPQRRATRRAPAAFLTVQEGCDKFCAFCVVPYTRGAEVSRPVDRILREARDLVDRGVREITLLGQNVNGWHGAGPSLQGQDGEWGFGRLIRALAEIPGLDRIRYTTSHPNDMSNDLIDAHRDIPQLMPYLHLPVQSGSDRILRAMNRKHTAADYLRLIDRIREARPDILLTSDFIVGFPGETDQDHADTLRLVAEVGFGTAFSFKYSPRPGTPAYDRPEVDGAIADQRLQDLQALLTKQQKAAQEGMVGRRLGVLFEKPGRQAGQMIGKSDYLHSVFVEAPHAQVGDLVQVRIVESASNSLRGELAA, encoded by the coding sequence ATGACCGACCAAGCCAATCCCCCGGCAGTGAAAAAGCTTTTCATCAAGACCTATGGCTGCCAGATGAACGTCTATGACAGCCAGCGCATGGCCGAGGCCATGGGCGCGGAAGGCTATGTCCTGACCGAGGATCAGGCGCAGGCCGATATGGTCCTGCTGAACACCTGCCATATCCGCGAGAAGGCGGCCGAGAAGCTCTATTCCGACCTGGGCCGCCTGAAACCGCTCAAGGGCCAGCGTCCCGACCTGAAGATCGGCGTGGCGGGCTGCGTGGCCCAGGCCGAGGGCGAAGAGATCGTGCGCCGGATGCCTCTGGTCGATCTGGTGGTCGGCCCGCAGACCTATCACCGCCTGCCCGCGATGGTGCGCGGCGAGGCGCCCGCGATCCAGACCGACTTCCCCGAAGAAGACAAGTTCGACCACCTGCCGCAACGCCGCGCCACCCGCCGCGCGCCCGCCGCCTTCCTGACCGTGCAGGAGGGCTGCGACAAGTTCTGCGCCTTCTGCGTGGTCCCCTATACGCGCGGGGCCGAGGTCAGCCGCCCGGTGGACCGCATCCTGCGCGAGGCCCGCGACTTGGTGGATCGCGGCGTGCGGGAAATCACCCTGCTGGGCCAGAACGTGAACGGCTGGCACGGCGCCGGGCCATCCCTGCAAGGACAGGATGGCGAATGGGGCTTTGGCCGCCTGATCCGCGCCCTGGCCGAGATCCCTGGGCTGGACCGGATCCGCTATACCACCAGCCACCCCAACGACATGTCAAATGACCTGATCGACGCGCATCGCGACATTCCGCAACTGATGCCCTATCTGCACCTGCCGGTGCAGTCGGGCAGCGACCGGATCCTGCGGGCCATGAACCGCAAGCATACGGCGGCGGACTACCTGCGCCTGATCGACCGGATCCGCGAGGCGCGGCCCGACATCCTGCTGACCAGCGACTTCATCGTGGGCTTTCCGGGCGAGACGGACCAGGACCATGCCGACACCCTGCGCCTGGTGGCCGAGGTGGGTTTCGGCACCGCCTTCAGCTTCAAGTATTCGCCCCGCCCCGGCACCCCCGCCTATGACCGCCCCGAGGTCGACGGCGCGATCGCCGATCAGCGCTTGCAGGACTTGCAGGCCCTGCTGACGAAACAGCAGAAGGCGGCGCAGGAAGGCATGGTCGGGCGCAGGCTGGGCGTGCTGTTCGAAAAGCCGGGCAGGCAGGCGGGCCAGATGATCGGCAAGTCGGATTACCTGCATTCCGTCTTTGTCGAGGCGCCCCATGCGCAGGTCGGCGATCTGGTGCAGGTGCGGATCGTGGAAAGCGCGTCCAATTCGCTGCGCGGAGAATTGGCGGCGTAA
- a CDS encoding DNA translocase FtsK, which produces MASWQAKHRDPLFDQSTQAALERRGKELLGTGLLLAGILMAIMLGTWSSEDPSFLSATDEPAQNMLGSFGAYVASPLMMIAGYGSWMLVIAALVWGLRFVLHRGEDRFMRALFTPIAVALASVYCSTLLPGAGWEQSYGLGGHFGDMIMGAMLNLLPVKAQIGIRLAGLATAVAVLAMTAFSLGFARAELLGLWRRFVFGLLTALDLAMRALGRGAAASVGMRQRLQARREAKAVPAPSATRAPVVARRKPAAPDDLELEEDLPEPELIERDSDYNGDAPSAEEVSGRISDAIRSRSAKPSVLAVVAARLSREAGKDGRADPPLPEAPAAAADMPRMAVPPPRKPVAAPQAPRQEYAPDLQFEDVLNTYERPPLALLTVPQAGDQPTVSEEALMENARMLEAVLDDYGVKGQITEVRPGPVVTLYELEPAPGLKASRVIGLSDDIARSMSALSARVSTVPGRTVIGIELPNARREKVLLREILASRAFGDGTQPLPLALGKDIGGDPVVANLAKMPHLLIAGTTGSGKSVAINTMILSLLYKLTPDECRLIMIDPKMLELSVYDGIPHLLSPVVTDPKKAVVALKWVVSEMEERYRKMSKMGVRNIEGYNGRVREALSKNEMFKRTVQTGFDEDTGEPVFETEEFKPETFPYIVVIVDEMADLMMVAGKEIEACIQRLAQMARASGIHLIMATQRPSVDVITGTIKANFPTRISFQVTSKIDSRTILGEQGAEQLLGQGDMLYMGNGARITRIHGPFVSDEEVEEVVTHLKSFGPPSYKSGVVEGPEDEVASDIDAVLGLGGDGGDDALYDQAVMIVAKDRKCSTSYIQRKLAIGYNKAARLVEQMEEQGVVSAANHVGKREVLVPEV; this is translated from the coding sequence ATGGCAAGCTGGCAGGCAAAACACCGCGATCCGCTGTTCGACCAGTCCACCCAGGCGGCGCTGGAACGGCGCGGCAAGGAGCTGCTGGGCACCGGGCTGTTGCTGGCGGGCATCCTGATGGCGATCATGCTGGGCACCTGGTCGTCCGAGGATCCCAGCTTCCTGTCGGCCACCGACGAACCCGCGCAGAACATGCTGGGCAGCTTCGGCGCCTATGTCGCCTCGCCCCTGATGATGATCGCGGGATACGGTTCCTGGATGCTGGTGATCGCCGCGCTTGTCTGGGGGCTGCGCTTCGTGCTGCACCGGGGCGAGGACCGCTTCATGCGCGCCCTGTTCACGCCCATCGCCGTGGCGCTTGCCTCGGTCTATTGCAGCACGCTGCTGCCGGGGGCCGGGTGGGAACAGTCCTATGGCCTGGGCGGGCATTTCGGCGACATGATCATGGGCGCCATGCTGAACCTGCTGCCGGTCAAGGCCCAGATCGGCATCCGGCTGGCGGGGCTGGCGACGGCCGTCGCGGTGCTGGCGATGACCGCCTTTTCGCTGGGATTCGCGCGGGCCGAACTGCTGGGGCTGTGGCGCCGCTTCGTGTTCGGGCTGCTGACCGCCCTGGACCTGGCGATGCGCGCCCTGGGCCGGGGGGCGGCGGCCTCGGTCGGGATGCGGCAACGGTTGCAGGCGCGGCGCGAGGCCAAGGCCGTACCCGCCCCGTCCGCGACGCGCGCCCCGGTCGTGGCCCGGCGCAAGCCTGCGGCCCCCGACGATCTGGAGCTGGAGGAAGACCTGCCCGAACCCGAGCTGATCGAGCGCGATTCCGATTACAACGGCGACGCCCCCTCGGCCGAGGAGGTCAGCGGCCGCATCAGCGACGCGATCCGGTCGCGTTCGGCCAAGCCCTCGGTCCTGGCGGTCGTGGCGGCCCGCCTGTCGCGCGAGGCCGGAAAGGACGGCCGCGCCGATCCGCCCCTGCCCGAAGCCCCCGCCGCCGCCGCGGACATGCCGCGCATGGCCGTCCCGCCGCCGAGAAAGCCGGTCGCCGCCCCCCAAGCGCCGCGCCAGGAATACGCGCCGGATCTGCAATTCGAAGACGTGCTGAACACCTATGAACGCCCGCCGCTGGCCCTGCTGACCGTGCCGCAGGCCGGCGACCAGCCGACCGTGTCCGAGGAAGCGTTGATGGAAAACGCCCGGATGCTGGAGGCGGTGCTGGACGATTACGGCGTCAAGGGCCAGATCACCGAGGTCCGGCCCGGCCCGGTCGTGACGCTTTACGAACTGGAACCTGCGCCGGGGCTGAAGGCGTCCCGCGTGATCGGGCTGTCCGACGACATCGCCCGGTCCATGTCGGCCCTGTCGGCGCGAGTCAGCACCGTGCCGGGCCGCACCGTCATCGGCATCGAGCTGCCGAACGCGCGCCGCGAAAAGGTGCTGCTGCGCGAGATCCTGGCCTCGCGCGCCTTCGGCGACGGCACCCAGCCGCTGCCGCTGGCGCTTGGCAAGGACATCGGCGGCGATCCGGTCGTGGCGAACCTGGCGAAGATGCCGCATCTGCTGATCGCCGGGACCACCGGGTCCGGGAAATCGGTCGCGATCAACACCATGATCCTGTCGCTGCTGTATAAACTGACGCCCGACGAATGCCGGCTGATCATGATCGACCCGAAGATGCTGGAACTGTCGGTCTATGACGGCATCCCGCATCTGCTGTCCCCCGTCGTCACCGATCCGAAAAAGGCCGTCGTCGCGCTGAAATGGGTCGTCTCCGAGATGGAGGAGCGGTATCGCAAGATGTCCAAGATGGGCGTCAGGAACATCGAGGGCTATAACGGCCGCGTCCGCGAGGCGCTGTCGAAGAACGAGATGTTCAAGCGTACCGTCCAGACCGGCTTTGACGAGGATACCGGCGAGCCGGTCTTCGAGACCGAGGAATTCAAGCCCGAGACCTTCCCCTATATCGTCGTGATCGTCGACGAGATGGCTGACCTGATGATGGTGGCGGGCAAGGAAATAGAAGCCTGCATCCAGCGGCTGGCGCAGATGGCGCGGGCGTCCGGCATCCACCTGATCATGGCGACGCAGCGGCCCTCGGTCGATGTGATCACCGGCACGATCAAGGCGAACTTCCCGACCCGGATTTCCTTCCAGGTCACCTCCAAGATCGATTCGCGCACCATCCTGGGCGAACAGGGGGCCGAGCAGCTTCTGGGCCAGGGCGACATGCTGTATATGGGCAACGGCGCGCGGATCACCCGGATCCACGGCCCCTTCGTCAGCGACGAGGAAGTCGAGGAGGTCGTGACCCATCTGAAATCCTTCGGCCCGCCGTCCTACAAGTCGGGCGTGGTCGAGGGGCCCGAGGACGAGGTGGCGTCCGACATCGACGCCGTGCTGGGCCTCGGCGGCGACGGCGGGGACGACGCGCTCTACGATCAGGCGGTGATGATCGTCGCCAAGGACCGCAAGTGTTCCACCAGCTATATCCAGCGGAAACTGGCCATCGGTTACAACAAGGCCGCCCGGCTGGTCGAGCAGATGGAGGAGCAGGGGGTGGTCTCGGCGGCGAACCATGTCGGCAAGCGCGAGGTGCTGGTGCCCGAGGTCTGA
- a CDS encoding aminotransferase class I/II-fold pyridoxal phosphate-dependent enzyme: protein MAIPERFSNLPDYAFPRLRALLSGIEPGLKNGETPTVLTIGEPRHAMPDFVAGVMAANMGGFGKYPPNDGTPGLLSAIGGWLGGRYGLDVAPDRIMALNGTREGLFNAALALCPERKDGARPAILIPNPFYQVYAVAAAAVQADPVFVPATPETGNLPDYAALPPEVLDRAAIAYLCSPANPQGAIADRDYLETLLALAARHDFLVFADECYSEIWREAPPPGALAVATDMGLADRVVIFNSLSKRSNLPGLRSGFVAGSAANIAQIRRLRAYAGAPLSLPAQAVSEAAWQDEAHVAASRALYQRKYAIADRVLGNVPGYRPIQGGFFLWLPVTDGEDAAKTLWAEAGIQVLPGAYLSREVDGRNPGKGFIRVALVAEAEQTDPALQRLRAVLYDGTTGGEG from the coding sequence ATGGCGATCCCCGAGCGGTTCTCGAACCTGCCGGACTATGCGTTCCCGCGTCTGCGGGCGCTGTTGTCCGGCATCGAGCCGGGTCTGAAGAACGGCGAAACTCCGACGGTGCTGACCATTGGAGAGCCGCGCCATGCCATGCCGGATTTCGTGGCCGGGGTGATGGCCGCCAATATGGGCGGTTTCGGAAAGTATCCGCCGAATGACGGCACGCCCGGCCTGCTGTCGGCCATCGGCGGCTGGCTGGGCGGGCGCTACGGCCTGGACGTGGCGCCGGATCGGATCATGGCGCTGAACGGCACGCGCGAGGGGCTGTTCAACGCGGCGCTGGCCCTGTGCCCGGAACGCAAGGACGGCGCGCGGCCCGCGATCCTGATCCCCAATCCCTTCTATCAGGTCTATGCCGTGGCCGCCGCCGCCGTGCAGGCGGACCCGGTCTTCGTGCCCGCCACACCCGAGACCGGCAACCTGCCCGATTACGCCGCCCTGCCGCCCGAGGTGCTGGACCGCGCGGCCATCGCCTATCTGTGTTCGCCCGCCAATCCGCAGGGCGCGATCGCCGACCGCGATTATCTGGAAACGCTGCTGGCCCTGGCCGCGCGGCATGATTTTCTGGTCTTCGCCGACGAATGCTATTCCGAGATCTGGCGCGAGGCGCCCCCGCCCGGCGCCCTGGCCGTGGCGACCGACATGGGACTGGCCGATCGGGTGGTGATCTTCAATTCGCTCTCCAAGCGGTCGAACCTGCCGGGGCTGCGGTCGGGCTTTGTGGCGGGTTCGGCGGCCAATATCGCCCAGATCCGCCGGTTGCGCGCCTATGCCGGGGCGCCCCTGTCGCTGCCCGCCCAGGCCGTCAGCGAGGCCGCCTGGCAGGACGAGGCGCATGTCGCGGCCAGCCGCGCGCTGTATCAGCGGAAATACGCCATCGCCGACCGGGTGCTGGGCAATGTGCCGGGATACCGTCCGATCCAGGGCGGGTTCTTCCTGTGGCTGCCGGTGACGGATGGCGAGGATGCGGCCAAGACCCTGTGGGCGGAGGCGGGCATCCAGGTGCTGCCGGGGGCCTACCTGTCCCGAGAGGTGGATGGTCGCAATCCAGGCAAGGGGTTCATCCGCGTGGCTCTGGTGGCCGAGGCGGAACAGACGGATCCGGCGCTGCAACGGCTGCGCGCGGTGCTTTACGACGGAACGACGGGCGGGGAAGGCTGA
- a CDS encoding amidase family protein, whose product MDWLRAPAAQQGRAIMAGLLDPLDQTEAYLAAIKAHPDARRIYARVTDVRARSESVAAHDRAKLELRRGLLDGVAISWKDNIDSGGTVTEAGSKLLEGRVPRKDAIVLARAARQGTICLGKTHMTELAFSGLGLNPNTATPPNALDPDLAPGGSSSGAAVSVALGLAAAAIGSDTGGSIRVPAAWNDLVGFKPSHDSLPEKGVVPLCRKFDVTGPIARTVEDCAELFALMAGTRAADLTGASVAGRRLLVLDGLPFEGAEKGPVAAFEDAVDRLAREGAQIDRVSSDWVAKAMPLSASLFAPEAYGIWRAQIEDAPELMWKPILDRFRGGADVSAPAYVAAWESLVRIRRKWIKEVASRRDAILLPTVPILPPHAARLMADEAEFVRANLLTLRNTRIGNLLGLPVCTLPTGHPACGISVMGHAGRDTHLLHMAAGVEAALAVG is encoded by the coding sequence ATGGACTGGCTGCGCGCCCCCGCCGCCCAGCAGGGCCGTGCGATCATGGCGGGACTGCTGGATCCCCTGGACCAGACCGAGGCCTATCTGGCCGCCATCAAGGCCCATCCCGACGCCCGGCGCATCTATGCCCGCGTCACGGATGTCCGCGCCCGGTCCGAATCCGTGGCCGCCCATGACCGCGCCAAGCTGGAACTGCGGCGCGGGCTGCTGGACGGCGTGGCGATCAGCTGGAAGGACAATATCGACAGCGGCGGCACCGTGACCGAGGCCGGATCGAAGCTGCTGGAGGGCCGGGTGCCGCGCAAGGATGCCATCGTGCTGGCGCGCGCGGCGCGGCAGGGCACGATCTGCCTGGGCAAGACGCATATGACCGAACTGGCCTTTTCCGGGCTGGGGCTGAACCCGAATACCGCGACGCCGCCGAACGCGCTTGATCCCGATCTGGCGCCGGGCGGGTCGTCGTCGGGCGCGGCGGTTTCGGTGGCGCTTGGGCTGGCTGCGGCGGCGATCGGGTCGGACACCGGCGGGTCGATCCGCGTGCCCGCCGCCTGGAACGACCTGGTGGGATTCAAGCCCAGCCATGATTCGCTGCCCGAAAAGGGCGTGGTTCCCTTGTGCCGCAAGTTCGACGTCACCGGCCCCATCGCCCGCACGGTCGAGGATTGCGCCGAACTGTTCGCGCTGATGGCGGGGACGAGGGCGGCCGACCTGACCGGCGCCTCGGTCGCGGGGCGCCGCCTGCTGGTGCTGGACGGCCTGCCCTTCGAGGGCGCCGAGAAAGGCCCGGTCGCCGCCTTCGAGGATGCCGTGGACCGGCTGGCCCGCGAGGGCGCGCAGATCGACCGCGTGTCGAGCGACTGGGTGGCCAAGGCGATGCCCCTGTCGGCGTCGCTGTTCGCCCCCGAGGCCTATGGCATCTGGCGCGCCCAGATCGAGGATGCGCCGGAACTGATGTGGAAGCCGATCCTGGACCGCTTTCGCGGCGGGGCCGATGTCAGCGCCCCCGCCTATGTCGCCGCCTGGGAAAGCCTGGTGCGGATCCGGCGCAAATGGATCAAGGAGGTGGCGTCGCGCCGTGACGCGATCCTGCTGCCGACCGTGCCGATCCTGCCGCCCCATGCCGCGCGGCTGATGGCGGACGAGGCCGAATTCGTGCGCGCGAACCTGTTGACGCTGCGCAACACCCGCATCGGCAACCTGCTGGGCCTGCCGGTCTGCACCCTGCCCACCGGCCACCCGGCCTGCGGGATTTCGGTGATGGGCCATGCCGGGCGCGACACGCATCTGCTGCATATGGCCGCCGGGGTCGAGGCGGCCCTGGCCGTGGGGTAG
- a CDS encoding DUF1674 domain-containing protein translates to MTDLPQDDRDDLPPAARRALAEAAARRKVAAAAHPLPKEYGGRDGPEPVRFGDYEKNGLAVDF, encoded by the coding sequence ATGACCGATCTGCCACAGGACGACCGCGACGACCTGCCGCCCGCCGCCCGCCGCGCCCTGGCCGAGGCCGCCGCGCGCCGCAAGGTCGCCGCCGCCGCGCATCCCCTGCCCAAGGAATACGGCGGGCGCGACGGGCCCGAGCCGGTGCGCTTCGGCGATTACGAGAAGAACGGCCTCGCGGTGGATTTCTGA
- a CDS encoding transcription antitermination factor NusB has product MRDGLSLADQAGALKALPPADQARAARLAAAVLRHQSRADAVIAAYVGRKPSPQVADILRLAVVEMLDLDGAAHGVVDAAVTLTRGLGQKGQAASGMVNGVLRKAAGHPGWADLPPQPMPDWLRGPVATAWGEDAARAIEAAHQAGAPLDLTAKPGVTVEGADPLPTGSLRIHGPAQVSALPGYAEGGWWVQDAAAALPARLLDPQPGERIADLCAAPGGKTLQLAAAGAQVAAVDISPARLKRVAENLKRCAMTADLVAADALEWRPGAPLDAILLDAPCSATGTIRRHPDLPSLRDGSGIPALIDLQARLIDHALSLIPPGGRMVYAVCSLLPDEGEAQIAAALSRHPGLMVEPPDLPGTDPDWITPEGGLRTRPDYWPGKGGMDGFFMARLRKAG; this is encoded by the coding sequence GTGCGCGACGGGCTGTCGCTGGCGGACCAGGCGGGCGCGCTGAAGGCGTTGCCGCCAGCGGATCAGGCCCGCGCCGCGCGCCTTGCGGCGGCGGTGCTGCGCCACCAGTCCCGCGCGGATGCGGTGATCGCGGCCTATGTCGGGCGCAAGCCCAGCCCGCAGGTCGCCGACATCCTGCGCCTGGCCGTGGTCGAGATGCTGGACCTGGACGGCGCCGCGCATGGCGTGGTCGATGCCGCCGTGACCCTGACGCGCGGCCTGGGGCAAAAGGGCCAGGCCGCCTCGGGCATGGTCAACGGGGTGCTGCGCAAGGCGGCGGGCCATCCCGGCTGGGCCGACCTGCCGCCGCAGCCCATGCCCGATTGGCTGCGCGGCCCCGTCGCCACAGCCTGGGGCGAGGACGCCGCCCGTGCCATCGAGGCCGCGCATCAGGCGGGCGCTCCGCTGGACCTGACCGCGAAGCCCGGCGTCACGGTCGAGGGCGCGGATCCCCTGCCGACCGGATCCCTGCGCATTCACGGCCCGGCGCAGGTCAGCGCCCTGCCCGGCTATGCCGAGGGCGGCTGGTGGGTGCAGGACGCCGCCGCCGCCCTGCCCGCGCGGCTGCTGGACCCGCAACCGGGCGAACGAATCGCCGATCTCTGCGCGGCCCCCGGCGGCAAGACCCTGCAACTGGCCGCCGCCGGGGCGCAGGTCGCGGCGGTGGACATCAGCCCCGCCCGCCTGAAGCGCGTGGCCGAGAACCTGAAACGCTGCGCCATGACCGCCGACCTGGTCGCGGCCGACGCGCTCGAATGGCGGCCCGGCGCGCCGCTGGATGCGATCCTGCTGGACGCGCCCTGTTCGGCCACCGGCACGATCCGCCGCCATCCCGACCTGCCCTCCCTGCGCGACGGATCGGGGATCCCCGCGCTGATCGACCTGCAAGCCCGGCTGATCGACCACGCGCTGTCCCTGATCCCGCCGGGCGGGCGCATGGTCTATGCCGTCTGCTCGCTGCTGCCCGACGAGGGCGAGGCACAGATCGCCGCCGCCCTGTCCCGCCATCCGGGGCTGATGGTGGAACCGCCCGACCTGCCCGGCACAGACCCGGACTGGATCACCCCGGAAGGCGGGTTGCGCACCCGGCCCGACTACTGGCCCGGCAAGGGCGGCATGGACGGCTTCTTCATGGCGCGCCTGCGCAAGGCGGGGTGA